Genomic segment of Octadecabacter arcticus 238:
GCACAGGCATTTAACACAGGCTTACGAGGCTATGGAAGAGTTATTGTTTATAGGTTCAGGTGTTTTGAGACTCACACGACTTTGGCCTGAGTGATTCGAATGTACTCCATTGGTGTCTTGCCTTTCAAGGCATGATGAGGCCTGAATGTGTTGTATTTATCGACGGCTTTTCGAAGTTCAAACCGCATCGCTCCTATGCTGTCGGCAATGAGATCACGACATGCATAGAACTCTTCGCGGAAGGTGCGGTTACCGCGCTCGACACCACCGTTGTATTTTGGCCTTGCTGGCGGCAGCACAATGAGCGGGATCTCCATCTGTTCGCACGCTGTCTCAAAATCGGCCATAAACTCAGACCCGCCATCGACTTGAATTGAGATGATCTTATAGGGAGCTATTTCCACGAGTTCTTGCAAAAACCGTTTGGCAGAGCGTGCCGTGGCATTCGAATAAACTTGCGCGTGGATATGCTTGCTACACCTCTCCCAGGCTTGAAAGTGTTTGCACGTGACGCCGTTCTTCGTGGCAGTCATATGATCGATCTGCACACGCTCGCCAACCACAATATCTTTGTAATCCCTATATTTCCATCCCTTGGCATGCCCCTTGGAAAAATTACGCTTGCGCTTTTGGGGCGCAGATCTTGATCGTGTGATCAGGCCTTTTTTCCTTAGAAAGCTCAAAATGCGCCCCACGGTGCTATCGCTCATGGTTTGCTTTTTGTCGCGACGCAAGATGGCCCCTATTTTCTCCTTACCGTAGGTTTCATTGTCGCGGCGGGCCTCAAGCACCAATTGCTTTTCTGCCTCGCCCCACTGTGACTTGTTGCAGCGTTTGGGAGCCTTTGAAGGCGGTATGATTGCCTGCGCCAAATCCTTCAAAATACGCTTGTGACGGTAATATGTCGCGCGCGAGATGCCGACGAATTCAGCGCACTTTGATAGAGAAACGCCCTCTGTACGTAAGTCGTCCCATTGCCGAACCTGACCTTCGTATTTGATACGGTACACGTCCAAACATTCTTGTGTCCGCGCCCAAGCATAAAGTTTATAAACGTTCTTGTGCAGTCCGATGATTTGCATATTGGCCTCGTGAGCTGGTTTCTTTCAATTCTCAGTCTCCGAGGTCGCCTAAATCTTGGCAACAAAATTTTGTCTCACATCTATCTGAACTTATTCAATTGTCAAATCTGGTGTTTGAGTATTGTTGGTCATGCGGTGATCTGGTCGGGGTTTGTGGTTTCGATTCCGTCTTTGAACGTGACGCCTGTGATGACTTTTGCGAGGTAGTCAAAGCCGCGTAGCTTCCTCCAATTTTGCTCAGCACATTGCCCCAGTTTGAACATCATGTGCAGCATGCCATCGCGTGACAGGCAGCCCTTTGAACGCTTGGTACGATGCCGGATCGTCGCGAAGGCCGATTCAATTGGATTGCTAGTGCGGATGCTTTGCCAATGCTGCGCCGGGAAGTCGAAGAATGCCATGAGTTCCTCACGATCTTTTTGCAGGCATAGTGTGGCCTTGGGATATTTGGGTTCGTAGGTTTTGATGAACAGATCGAACGCCTTTTCTGCATCGACTTTGGTCTCGGCCTGCTAGATGTCGTGCAGCGCGGCCTTGGCTTTTGGCTGAGACAGCTTGGGTAAACAATTGAGCACGTTCATCGTTTTGTGTTGCCAACAGCGTTGATGGCGGGTCTCAGGATAGACTTCGTCCATGGCCGCCCAAAACCCCATGGCACCGTCCCCGATGGCCAGTTTGGGCGCATTCATGCCTCGGCTTTTGAGGTTAAGCAGAACCTCGCGCCAGCTCTGCGTGGACTCGCGCACCCCATCCTCAATTGCCAGAAATCGCTTCTTGCCACGGGCAGTTACCCCAATAATAACAAGGGCACAGAGCTTGTCATCCTCGCCCCGAAGGCCGCTGTGAACGCCGTCGGCCCAGATATAGACGATGGGCTCGTCATCTAACTCAGCGCCTTTCCAAGCCTCGTATTCATTGGCCCAATCGCGTTTTAAACGCGAAACCGTATTAGCCGACAAGCCAACGGCATCTGGGCCCAGAAGAACCTTGAGGGCGGGAGCCATCTCGCCGCTGGAGATCCCTTTGAGGTAAAGCCATGGCAAGGCCGCTTCCAGCGTCTTCGTGCGGCGCACATAGGGCGGCACCAGGGCAGACCGGAATGTCACCGGTGTGCCGTCCTTGGACCGAACCTTTGGAATGCGCACGCTCACAGGGCCAATGCCCGTTTGAAACGGGCGGGCCGGATGATGTCCATTACGCACGACTGCCGCGTGACCGGCATCGGTGCGTAAGCCGGTAAATTGCGCCAAATAACTGACAAGCTCAGCCTCAACTGCTGTCGCGATCAATTGTTGTGCTCCCGTTTTCAGCAACTCCGTCAACGCGTCCGTCATCTCGTCTCGACGCGCAAAATCAACAATGTTAGTAGTTCCCATGGTGGTGTATCTGGGAATGTCCCGAAGAATGTTGAAATTTTAATTTAGGGTGGCGTTGCTTCCCCTGAGCCGTAGGCTCTGGGTGTTTAATCGCAAAAGGAAGCAACACCATGAAGAAGACTATCACAGCAAGCGCTGGACTTGCCAGCGCGTCGAATGTTCATCAACTCGTGGAAACAGCCTGGGACAAAGTTGGCGAGAGCTTCGAGCAGTTCTGCCTGACGGCGGGCGTCGCCAGTCTGGTTCAGATGTTTGGTGAGGACGCAGATACGCTGGCGGGTGGCCGATACGAGCATTGCACTGACAAGCCTGGCCACAGATGGGGCACCGCGAAAGGTCAGGTTGGGTTCCATGGTGGGAAGATTGAGCTGGAGCGCCCCCGTGTGCGCGATAAAGTGACCGGTAAAGAGATTGTCCTGCCGAGCT
This window contains:
- a CDS encoding integrase core domain-containing protein — its product is MQIIGLHKNVYKLYAWARTQECLDVYRIKYEGQVRQWDDLRTEGVSLSKCAEFVGISRATYYRHKRILKDLAQAIIPPSKAPKRCNKSQWGEAEKQLVLEARRDNETYGKEKIGAILRRDKKQTMSDSTVGRILSFLRKKGLITRSRSAPQKRKRNFSKGHAKGWKYRDYKDIVVGERVQIDHMTATKNGVTCKHFQAWERCSKHIHAQVYSNATARSAKRFLQELVEIAPYKIISIQVDGGSEFMADFETACEQMEIPLIVLPPARPKYNGGVERGNRTFREEFYACRDLIADSIGAMRFELRKAVDKYNTFRPHHALKGKTPMEYIRITQAKVV